Proteins found in one Paenibacillus wynnii genomic segment:
- a CDS encoding manganese catalase family protein, producing the protein MFYYQEKLINEIVPDRPDPAAAKALQEILGGHFGEMRTMMQFSFQSANFRGPATEYRDLIRGIFIEEISHVELVQATINQLLDDSGSTSKADNTGDPALTSAVGDGLTYHYIIGAQSSLPVDSSGNPWNGSWVYDHGNLVSNLLDNLVLEATGTLQKSRIYEMSANKTMRETLAFLMVRDNAHQNAYAKALETLGVKWGNVLPVPDYDLKQYPECRKYIERGWNNIQFNFRMDSTRIGEIFQGTSPGRHGGTLSMAEPPMGFPVPVLAERPIEHSPEIPTVGKDPLFTSRV; encoded by the coding sequence TTGTTTTACTACCAAGAAAAACTAATAAATGAAATCGTGCCGGATCGGCCCGATCCCGCTGCAGCCAAAGCTCTGCAAGAAATTTTAGGCGGTCATTTTGGTGAAATGCGTACAATGATGCAATTTTCATTTCAAAGCGCCAATTTTCGTGGACCGGCAACCGAATACCGTGATTTAATAAGAGGAATTTTTATAGAGGAAATTAGCCATGTTGAATTGGTACAAGCCACGATTAATCAGTTATTAGATGATTCCGGATCAACCTCTAAGGCCGATAACACGGGTGATCCTGCACTTACAAGCGCTGTAGGGGATGGCCTCACGTATCATTACATTATCGGTGCACAAAGCTCCCTGCCTGTTGATTCCTCCGGTAATCCTTGGAACGGCTCTTGGGTGTATGACCACGGTAATCTGGTTAGTAATTTATTAGACAATTTGGTGCTGGAAGCGACCGGAACCCTACAGAAATCGCGTATTTATGAAATGAGCGCTAATAAAACCATGCGCGAAACATTAGCTTTCCTAATGGTTCGGGATAATGCTCATCAGAATGCCTATGCGAAAGCGCTTGAGACCTTGGGGGTAAAATGGGGGAATGTTCTTCCTGTACCCGATTACGACTTGAAGCAGTACCCGGAATGCCGCAAATACATTGAACGGGGCTGGAATAACATCCAATTCAATTTCAGAATGGATTCTACAAGAATCGGTGAGATCTTCCAAGGAACTTCTCCTGGTCGTCATGGTGGCACCTTATCTATGGCGGAACCTCCGATGGGCTTTCCGGTTCCTGTTCTGGCAGAGAGACCCATTGAACATAGTCCGGAAATCCCTACAGTCGGTAAGGATCCCTTGTTTACAAGCAGGGTGTAA
- a CDS encoding CBS domain-containing protein has translation MEISSFLLPKDKVAYITSSFSMREAMDQLEQHHYTAIPIVDEEGKYVGTLSEGDLLWKLKNTPDLTFGNMEKVPVSEIQKHVHNESVLINAQMEDMLTLAADQNFVPVIEKGGIFLGIIRRKDIIEYYTRNITD, from the coding sequence ATGGAAATATCCTCATTTTTGTTACCCAAAGACAAGGTTGCCTATATAACCTCCTCATTCTCCATGCGGGAAGCCATGGATCAGCTGGAACAGCACCATTACACGGCAATCCCTATTGTTGATGAAGAAGGGAAATATGTAGGCACTCTATCGGAAGGCGATCTTTTATGGAAACTGAAAAACACACCGGATCTTACCTTTGGCAATATGGAGAAAGTTCCAGTAAGCGAAATTCAAAAGCATGTTCACAACGAGAGCGTCTTGATAAATGCTCAAATGGAGGATATGCTAACGCTCGCGGCCGACCAGAATTTTGTTCCCGTGATCGAAAAGGGTGGGATATTCCTAGGTATAATCCGCCGAAAAGATATTATTGAATACTACACTAGAAATATAACAGATTAA
- a CDS encoding YdcF family protein: MIYLIKLIYSFILPPGIFILLLAGISLWLWKRERKPALLLLAVTLVMYLSATSWVGGMLMGSLERKYPQPNALKGDIIVVLGGGATSGTPDLDGEGNLSGSAANRLLTAARLHRSSGLPILISGGKVFSDTGNEAEISRRQLQALGIPNKDIFIENQSLNTEQNAKFTAEQLMNRGFSEPVLVTSAFHLPRAIIEFKQAGLIVQPYPTDYWTSRPEKLYASKFTPSSTGLSLTATALKEYLGLLAATF; encoded by the coding sequence ATGATCTATCTAATCAAACTTATCTACAGCTTCATTCTTCCACCTGGTATATTTATACTTCTTTTGGCAGGAATATCTTTATGGTTATGGAAACGTGAACGGAAACCGGCCTTGTTGCTTCTAGCAGTAACGTTGGTCATGTACCTATCTGCAACGAGTTGGGTCGGGGGCATGTTAATGGGGAGTCTGGAACGAAAATACCCCCAGCCAAATGCGCTAAAGGGCGATATTATCGTAGTGCTTGGAGGTGGAGCTACCTCGGGAACTCCTGATTTGGACGGCGAAGGTAATTTATCTGGATCAGCTGCCAACCGTCTGTTAACAGCCGCGAGGCTTCACCGCTCCAGTGGACTTCCAATCCTTATCTCTGGTGGAAAAGTATTCTCCGACACGGGGAACGAGGCCGAAATTTCCCGGAGGCAGCTGCAAGCACTGGGAATTCCCAATAAGGACATATTTATCGAGAACCAGTCCTTAAATACTGAACAAAATGCTAAGTTCACCGCGGAACAATTGATGAATCGAGGTTTTTCTGAACCAGTATTGGTTACTTCTGCTTTTCATCTACCGCGAGCCATTATTGAGTTCAAGCAGGCTGGACTGATTGTACAGCCTTATCCTACTGATTATTGGACCAGCAGGCCAGAGAAGCTGTACGCGTCAAAGTTCACACCGTCCTCCACTGGCCTCTCCTTAACCGCAACAGCACTGAAAGAATACCTCGGATTGCTGGCTGCAACATTTTAA
- a CDS encoding 50S ribosomal protein L25 translates to MSKFIQLDKRTGETKSQKSQARKLGRIPAVLYGIGKDTLNVEVNEKEMLDILKKNPRAILQGKTADEKVMPIVIQNIQKDSLSGKILHIDFQHVNMTISMDSKVTIHFAGEAIGLKSGGVMQVELYEVEVRCMPDVLPTSMEVDISGLDAGDQLLVSDLIFQDGIEVLTDPSTVMIQIKIMHEDVEEPAATEATTA, encoded by the coding sequence ATGAGTAAATTTATTCAATTAGACAAACGCACTGGAGAAACAAAGTCCCAAAAGAGTCAAGCAAGAAAATTAGGACGCATTCCCGCTGTGTTGTACGGCATTGGTAAAGATACTTTGAATGTAGAAGTAAATGAGAAAGAAATGCTGGATATTCTGAAAAAGAATCCACGCGCCATTCTCCAAGGCAAAACAGCCGATGAGAAAGTAATGCCTATTGTGATTCAAAACATCCAAAAGGACTCATTATCAGGTAAAATTTTGCATATCGACTTCCAACACGTAAATATGACTATAAGCATGGATAGCAAAGTTACGATACATTTTGCAGGAGAAGCTATCGGCCTCAAATCCGGTGGAGTAATGCAAGTCGAATTATACGAAGTAGAAGTTCGTTGTATGCCAGATGTTTTGCCAACCTCCATGGAAGTCGATATTAGCGGCCTTGATGCCGGAGATCAACTCCTAGTGTCTGACCTGATTTTCCAGGATGGAATAGAAGTACTTACGGATCCAAGTACAGTAATGATCCAAATTAAAATCATGCATGAAGATGTTGAAGAGCCAGCTGCTACCGAAGCTACTACTGCATAA
- a CDS encoding DUF1861 family protein produces the protein MKRKKTKTRTCTQLLDTFYANLRTTRVEKLAFSGVGNRDVYNITAPFRYNGEEVIMGRVEERDSEFSQVFFFTCENEVWSPRAHTHTYNLQDPFYTIINGELIVGGVEIITDPDYPEKIVSWVTQFYRGFDIDSLCHFSSGPGTMKDIRLIELTDGRVGVFTRPQGIRGGRGKIGFTIIPSLDELNEQTFLDAEVFQDQFIPSEWGGANEAHLLKNGHVGVLGHIACFDKLDNKHYYSIVFSLNPETKETSPIKIIAARSDFPIGPGKRPDLKDVIFSGGLIRFGDGRAILSVGVSDAEAYHIEIPDPFDEYE, from the coding sequence ATGAAAAGGAAAAAGACTAAGACAAGAACCTGTACCCAGCTTCTAGACACATTTTATGCGAATCTCCGTACAACACGGGTGGAGAAGCTAGCCTTCTCCGGTGTCGGCAATCGAGACGTATATAATATTACGGCCCCTTTCCGATATAATGGTGAGGAAGTCATCATGGGAAGAGTTGAGGAACGAGATAGTGAGTTCTCTCAAGTCTTCTTTTTTACATGCGAGAATGAAGTTTGGAGTCCCCGGGCTCATACACATACTTATAATTTGCAGGATCCATTCTATACCATAATCAACGGTGAATTAATTGTTGGTGGAGTTGAAATAATCACGGATCCAGATTACCCGGAGAAAATCGTATCATGGGTCACTCAATTTTATCGTGGATTCGATATCGATTCATTATGCCATTTCTCTTCCGGACCCGGTACCATGAAGGATATACGCCTGATTGAGCTGACAGATGGCAGGGTGGGGGTATTTACAAGACCGCAAGGTATTAGAGGTGGAAGAGGGAAAATAGGATTCACGATTATTCCTTCGCTTGATGAGCTCAATGAGCAAACCTTTTTAGATGCGGAGGTTTTCCAAGATCAATTTATTCCTTCAGAGTGGGGAGGCGCAAACGAAGCGCATCTATTGAAAAATGGCCATGTGGGTGTGTTGGGTCATATTGCCTGCTTTGATAAATTAGATAACAAGCATTACTATTCTATAGTGTTCTCCCTAAATCCTGAGACAAAGGAGACCTCACCTATAAAAATTATTGCAGCTAGAAGTGACTTTCCCATTGGTCCCGGCAAACGTCCCGACCTAAAGGATGTTATTTTCAGTGGTGGACTTATACGCTTTGGGGATGGTCGAGCGATTCTATCTGTGGGAGTTAGTGATGCAGAGGCTTATCATATTGAAATTCCGGATCCATTTGATGAATATGAATAA
- a CDS encoding helix-turn-helix domain-containing protein produces the protein MPVIRSKLSEVMIKHDPKLSIRKLAKDVNYHFDSVRRMYKDEMVQYPRDLLLKLCLYFNVQPGELIRIEETTEDVDTQIDTNHPKEHGYEKEKD, from the coding sequence ATGCCGGTCATACGCAGTAAACTGAGTGAGGTCATGATAAAACACGACCCTAAATTATCTATTCGCAAGCTTGCAAAAGATGTGAATTACCATTTCGATTCCGTTCGCAGGATGTATAAGGATGAAATGGTCCAGTACCCTCGGGATCTTCTGCTAAAGCTTTGTCTATATTTCAATGTTCAGCCCGGAGAGCTTATTCGGATAGAAGAAACTACAGAAGATGTTGATACGCAAATTGATACGAATCACCCTAAGGAGCATGGATATGAAAAGGAAAAAGACTAA
- a CDS encoding glycosyltransferase family 4 protein codes for MKSPISNRNIVFMSTSLPRECGIATFTQDLLDQFEHMRGFNKPRIIAINNKETYQYGDQVFREIDQHKLSDYIDTADFLNKSDVDLLVIQHEFGIYGGESGEYLIPFAEKLKIPFIVIFHTVLTKPSLKQQQIITRLAELSVKVVTMAQSTVNDLISIYGIEAKKISFIHHGVPYVKTESRSKLKEQYGFANRKILSTFGFLSPGKGIEYSIEAMRGVVQQHPDCLYIIWGKTHPVVKQETGEVYRQKLMDLVKEFNLEHNVIFVDKLLTQEEVIQSLVMSDIYMTPYLGKDQAVSGTLAYGVGYGRVIVSTPYRYAEEMLAEGRGLLANFRDSASLETCILQLLDSPDLVIEMERRTLELGKTMLWSEIAKTYAVMFQEKISISELANRSVV; via the coding sequence ATGAAAAGTCCAATCAGCAATCGAAATATCGTTTTTATGAGCACCAGTCTCCCGAGAGAATGCGGTATTGCTACATTCACACAAGATTTATTAGATCAGTTTGAACATATGCGTGGGTTTAATAAACCTCGTATCATTGCCATTAACAATAAAGAAACTTACCAATACGGAGATCAAGTATTTAGAGAAATAGACCAGCACAAGCTATCCGATTATATAGATACAGCTGATTTCCTTAATAAATCGGATGTGGATCTTCTCGTTATTCAACATGAATTCGGTATTTATGGCGGTGAAAGCGGAGAATATTTGATTCCGTTTGCCGAAAAACTCAAAATTCCATTCATCGTTATTTTTCATACCGTATTAACAAAACCTTCATTGAAACAGCAGCAAATTATTACACGATTGGCTGAACTAAGCGTTAAAGTCGTCACGATGGCCCAGTCCACGGTCAATGATCTTATTTCTATCTATGGTATTGAGGCTAAAAAGATCTCATTTATCCACCATGGAGTACCCTATGTCAAAACAGAATCCAGGTCTAAATTAAAAGAACAATACGGCTTTGCCAACCGAAAAATCTTATCCACCTTTGGCTTTTTGAGCCCGGGTAAAGGAATCGAATATAGCATAGAAGCCATGCGCGGAGTGGTCCAGCAGCATCCCGATTGCCTATATATCATTTGGGGTAAAACACATCCAGTCGTCAAACAAGAAACAGGCGAGGTCTATAGACAGAAGCTGATGGATCTTGTTAAAGAATTCAATTTAGAGCATAACGTTATATTCGTCGACAAGCTATTGACTCAGGAAGAAGTGATTCAATCTCTTGTTATGTCCGACATCTATATGACTCCTTATTTGGGTAAAGATCAAGCTGTGAGCGGTACTTTGGCCTACGGAGTAGGTTATGGCCGAGTCATTGTTTCCACACCTTACCGATACGCAGAAGAAATGCTGGCTGAAGGAAGAGGTTTGCTCGCTAATTTCCGCGATTCTGCGTCCTTGGAGACCTGTATCCTTCAATTGCTGGATAGCCCTGATTTAGTAATCGAAATGGAACGCCGTACACTCGAGCTTGGAAAAACAATGTTATGGAGCGAGATCGCCAAAACTTATGCTGTAATGTTTCAAGAGAAAATCTCGATCTCGGAATTAGCTAATAGGAGTGTGGTTTAA
- a CDS encoding mannose-1-phosphate guanylyltransferase, which produces MNKFATILAGGGGTRFWPLSRQEVPKQLLNISGNDIMLNDTIERFKGIIPQENTVIVTNRTQAVLLESIMHSSVSKNNILIEPVARNTAASILFAAFSIEKTHGDSLMVVLPSDHHITDEEQFRLTLDEACTVAMERDKIVTIGITPIFPSTGYGYIAYDKDPISIHPVAIYDVAEFVEKPTFKKAQGYLASGNYLWNSGIFIWKTSVIIDNFKRYLPRLYKTMLPISDALGTDQEDAVINQIYPTLQSISIDYGILERSDEVVVLSGQFGWNDIGSWDALGAIFPPDESGNIIKANHIGIDTRNSIIYGNGRLITTIGVDGFIIADTEDALLICPKDNAQAVKDIVDILKEKGMKEYI; this is translated from the coding sequence ATGAATAAATTCGCGACGATCCTAGCAGGCGGCGGCGGGACCCGCTTCTGGCCTCTCTCCAGACAAGAGGTTCCTAAGCAGCTCCTCAATATAAGCGGTAACGATATAATGTTAAATGATACGATTGAGCGTTTCAAAGGGATTATCCCTCAAGAAAATACAGTAATTGTAACGAATCGTACTCAGGCTGTGCTGCTGGAAAGTATTATGCATAGCAGTGTATCGAAGAACAATATTCTCATTGAGCCTGTTGCACGCAATACGGCTGCAAGTATACTTTTCGCTGCCTTTAGTATAGAGAAAACCCACGGCGATTCTTTAATGGTTGTGTTGCCTTCGGATCATCATATAACAGATGAAGAACAATTCCGTCTTACACTAGATGAAGCATGCACAGTAGCGATGGAAAGAGATAAAATAGTGACCATTGGTATTACGCCAATTTTCCCATCAACTGGCTACGGTTATATTGCCTATGATAAGGATCCTATTTCTATACATCCTGTTGCGATATACGATGTAGCTGAATTTGTAGAAAAACCAACCTTCAAGAAAGCACAAGGTTATCTGGCATCCGGCAATTATTTATGGAATAGCGGTATCTTCATTTGGAAAACATCAGTTATTATTGATAATTTCAAAAGATATCTTCCCCGGCTGTATAAGACGATGCTTCCCATCAGTGATGCTCTAGGTACGGATCAGGAAGATGCTGTAATCAATCAGATCTATCCGACACTTCAGAGCATATCGATTGATTATGGTATTCTTGAACGCTCTGATGAAGTTGTTGTTCTCTCCGGCCAGTTCGGCTGGAATGATATCGGAAGCTGGGATGCTCTTGGTGCGATATTCCCTCCGGATGAGTCGGGCAACATTATTAAAGCCAATCACATCGGCATTGATACCCGCAATTCTATTATTTATGGCAACGGCAGACTTATTACAACCATTGGCGTTGACGGATTTATCATTGCAGATACCGAGGATGCGCTTCTAATCTGTCCTAAGGACAATGCGCAGGCCGTCAAAGACATCGTCGATATATTGAAAGAAAAAGGAATGAAGGAATATATCTAA